In Monodelphis domestica isolate mMonDom1 chromosome 3, mMonDom1.pri, whole genome shotgun sequence, the following proteins share a genomic window:
- the C3H19orf25 gene encoding UPF0449 protein C19orf25 homolog, whose translation MTSKARKRVVLPTRPAPPTVEQILEDVQGALPSDPVFTSFTPQSLEEISAPQEIEDPEAERERQYQQSRSYVAMNHRLQLACGLLKQKCEELRQAGDNLEQDILEMKQRALLGAQGSSCLPSMDSSG comes from the exons ATGACCTCTAAGGCCAGAAAGCGAGTGGTCCTTCCCACAAGACCAGCTCCACCCACAGTTGAACAAATCCTTGAGGATGTTCAAGGTGCTCTGCCCTCTGATCCAGTTTTCACCTCCTTTACTCCACAATCCCTGGAAG aGATTTCGGCCCCTCAGGAGATTGAGGACCCAGAGGCAGAAAGGGAACGGCAGTACCAGCAAAGTCGTTCCTATGTGGCCATGAACCATCGGCTCCAGTTGGCCTGTGGCCTGCTGAAACAGAAGTGTGAGGAGCTGCGGCAGGCTGGGGACAACCTTGAGCAGGACATCTTAGAGATGAAGCAGAGGGCCCTCTTGGGTGCACAAGGTTCCAGCTGTCTTCCCAGTATGGATTCCTCAGGTTGA